Proteins from a single region of Thermoplasmata archaeon:
- a CDS encoding helix-turn-helix domain-containing protein → MVVRVREISDEEGNKLRRIVRHGQNAIEVKRAQVIMASAQGFTPPKISVIALMSDDYVRQLIHAFNLHGFKMLKP, encoded by the coding sequence ATGGTCGTCCGAGTTCGAGAGATATCTGACGAAGAGGGGAACAAGCTGCGTCGAATCGTTCGGCACGGGCAGAATGCCATCGAAGTGAAACGGGCCCAAGTGATCATGGCCTCCGCTCAGGGATTCACGCCACCCAAGATCTCCGTGATTGCCCTGATGAGCGACGACTACGTCCGTCAGCTGATCCACGCGTTCAACCTGCACGGCTTCAAGATGCTCAAACCC
- a CDS encoding antitoxin VapB family protein: MPSQNIAVQKGVYDALRKEKRGDESFTGLFRRLLYERGTLDEILGSWGKTAAASDRASLHRLREGGRP, translated from the coding sequence ATGCCTTCGCAAAATATCGCCGTGCAGAAGGGCGTCTACGATGCCCTGCGTAAGGAGAAACGAGGGGACGAGAGCTTCACCGGCCTGTTCCGGCGCCTGCTCTACGAGCGCGGTACCCTCGACGAGATCCTGGGCAGCTGGGGAAAGACCGCGGCGGCCTCCGATCGGGCCTCCCTCCATCGCCTGAGGGAAGGGGGCCGGCCGTGA
- a CDS encoding PIN domain-containing protein: protein MKALDTPVLLSILHGAPAAKSLLKSLSGEELATTEANLLELSALAARAPGGSRAQRIRGLERLRRRLTVLPIDSQAHVEATARLTSDRPGGLFLWAMYGALQAHGCAELITDTKGNLPGGHWRFKVRRIRL, encoded by the coding sequence GTGAAGGCCCTCGACACACCCGTCCTCCTCTCGATCCTCCACGGGGCTCCCGCCGCCAAGTCGCTCCTCAAGTCGCTCTCGGGGGAGGAGCTGGCCACAACGGAGGCCAATCTCCTCGAGCTCTCGGCGCTGGCCGCCCGGGCGCCGGGTGGCTCTCGAGCCCAGCGGATCCGTGGACTGGAGCGACTGAGGCGCCGCCTGACGGTGCTCCCGATCGATTCGCAGGCCCACGTCGAGGCCACCGCACGGCTGACGTCCGACCGGCCCGGCGGTTTGTTCCTCTGGGCGATGTACGGCGCGCTCCAGGCGCACGGGTGCGCTGAACTGATCACCGACACCAAAGGCAACCTGCCCGGCGGCCACTGGCGATTCAAGGTCCGACGAATTCGGTTATAG
- a CDS encoding MFS transporter produces the protein MIRGPRGAFRWTAYVLAVTAFAAAVPTPLYPIYEQQFGFSSGILGLVFGAYTAGVLLTLFFVAPQAERVGRRRMLYLGMILTAVGAAGFAFAPGVVWLGLARVISGMGVGVTTSVATAAMSDLEPYRDQHHVARVAVAANFGGFAIGVVLSGFLVEYAPYPMELVYLLPVLASLIGLFAVYVTPETAAALGSNLRIQIQRISVPPTLRRWFWVAAGGVAACYSIYGLFAALMPSYLRSDLGISSPLAAGAFVALMFGMAAATQLATAQIHDRRALLVGFPVLLGALVALVLILPLTLWTLMALVSAGLGVSVGLTFMGSVTLIDRVTPEERRGEILAGFYCAAYLALSIPTIGVAEASEAIGLTHAGILFGGILAVAVALLYLGTYRTPTPVGGGGRPRSTPDRT, from the coding sequence ATGATCCGCGGACCCCGTGGAGCGTTCCGTTGGACCGCCTACGTCCTCGCGGTCACCGCGTTCGCGGCCGCGGTACCGACCCCGCTCTACCCCATCTATGAGCAGCAATTCGGATTCTCCTCAGGGATCCTCGGACTCGTATTCGGCGCGTACACGGCTGGGGTGCTCCTGACGCTGTTCTTCGTGGCCCCTCAGGCCGAGCGGGTAGGTCGAAGGAGAATGCTCTACCTCGGAATGATTCTCACCGCCGTCGGCGCCGCGGGCTTCGCGTTCGCCCCGGGGGTGGTGTGGCTCGGACTCGCTCGGGTCATCTCGGGGATGGGGGTGGGAGTCACGACCTCCGTAGCGACCGCGGCGATGAGCGATCTTGAGCCCTACCGGGATCAGCACCACGTCGCGCGCGTGGCGGTGGCGGCCAACTTCGGTGGATTCGCGATCGGTGTCGTCCTCAGCGGCTTCCTGGTCGAGTACGCCCCCTACCCCATGGAACTCGTCTACCTCCTGCCGGTCCTCGCGAGCTTGATCGGGCTCTTCGCCGTCTACGTCACCCCCGAGACCGCCGCGGCCCTCGGCTCGAACCTTCGGATCCAGATCCAACGCATCTCCGTACCGCCGACGCTTCGACGATGGTTCTGGGTCGCGGCCGGCGGTGTCGCGGCCTGCTACTCCATCTACGGTCTCTTTGCCGCGCTCATGCCATCGTACCTGCGTAGCGATCTCGGCATTTCCAGTCCCTTGGCGGCCGGAGCGTTCGTTGCTCTCATGTTCGGGATGGCAGCGGCTACACAGCTGGCCACCGCCCAGATCCATGATCGCCGTGCGCTGTTGGTCGGGTTTCCCGTGCTGCTCGGAGCTCTCGTCGCCCTCGTTCTGATCCTCCCGCTCACCCTCTGGACGCTTATGGCTCTCGTGAGCGCCGGGCTAGGGGTCTCGGTGGGCCTCACCTTCATGGGCAGCGTCACGCTGATCGACCGGGTCACCCCCGAGGAGCGGCGGGGCGAGATCCTGGCCGGCTTCTACTGCGCTGCCTACCTTGCCCTCTCGATCCCCACCATCGGAGTTGCCGAAGCCTCCGAAGCGATCGGCCTAACCCACGCCGGTATCCTCTTCGGCGGCATCCTCGCAGTCGCGGTCGCCCTGCTGTACCTAGGGACCTACCGGACTCCGACTCCCGTGGGGGGAGGTGGGCGACCGCGCAGCACCCCCGATCGAACCTAG
- a CDS encoding IS607 family transposase, with translation MQSHAVLVDILLRPRDAARRLGLTVRTIQRMDRDGRLRVIRTAGGRRRIPESEVFRLSGEREIRAPILYARVSSRGQKEDLERQKERLQRAFPGAEMHMDIRSGLKFDRPGFLAVLQAVQERRVSRVVVAYEDRLARFGVDLLRHVFAAYGTTLEVLDPKPKDIPETELANDLIAIITSFSARLYGLRSHKTKRLLSEARKVVKDL, from the coding sequence GTGCAATCTCATGCCGTTCTCGTGGACATTCTGCTTCGGCCCCGTGACGCCGCCCGCCGACTCGGGCTCACGGTACGCACGATCCAACGGATGGACCGGGACGGCCGGCTCCGTGTCATACGGACCGCGGGCGGAAGACGACGGATCCCAGAATCGGAGGTCTTCCGTCTCTCCGGCGAGCGCGAGATTCGTGCGCCTATCCTGTACGCCCGCGTCTCGTCGCGCGGCCAGAAGGAGGACCTCGAACGACAGAAGGAGCGGCTTCAACGGGCCTTCCCAGGGGCCGAGATGCACATGGACATCCGCTCCGGGCTCAAGTTTGACCGCCCTGGGTTTCTCGCGGTTCTCCAGGCCGTCCAGGAGCGTCGGGTATCTCGCGTCGTGGTCGCCTACGAGGATCGCCTCGCCCGGTTCGGCGTGGATCTGCTCCGCCATGTCTTCGCCGCCTACGGGACGACTCTTGAGGTGCTGGACCCGAAGCCCAAGGACATACCGGAGACCGAACTGGCCAACGACCTCATCGCCATCATCACCTCCTTCTCGGCTCGGCTCTACGGGCTTCGCAGCCACAAGACCAAACGCCTCCTGTCCGAGGCCCGCAAGGTGGTGAAGGACCTGTGA
- a CDS encoding RNA-guided endonuclease TnpB family protein, with protein MVTQAYRYEIDPNRHEEECLRRHAGAARFAYNWAVERLRKASAENRSIPSAIGLHREWNVWKRTNAPWWEEVSKCAPQEAFRNAATAYRRHRTGLAREPRFHRRGMRDSFRLTGAVRVLDGRLQLPRIGEVRAKESTAKFHGRILSATVRREANRWFVSLAVERERPDPGTVVGPAVGVDLGLSSFAVISDGNRLQSPKPLASGLRRLRHRSRLHSRKQKGSRGRAKSARALGRLHYRIRCRRRDFLHKATTELTRTKSVVVVEDLSVKNLVRNRHLSRAISDAGWSEFRRMLEYKTVWNGSRVVVAPRNYPSSRRCSGCGLVKDELALSERIYSCGRCGLVMDRDLNAARNLVSLVAGSSPETVNAGGAVVRPVREDGQAAGNPESVLVSRYG; from the coding sequence ATGGTCACCCAAGCCTACCGTTACGAGATCGACCCGAACCGACACGAAGAAGAATGCCTGCGGCGCCATGCCGGCGCCGCACGGTTCGCGTACAACTGGGCGGTAGAGCGGTTGCGGAAAGCATCGGCGGAGAACCGATCTATTCCATCGGCAATCGGTCTTCATCGTGAGTGGAACGTATGGAAACGGACGAACGCTCCCTGGTGGGAGGAGGTCTCGAAGTGCGCTCCCCAGGAGGCGTTCCGGAACGCCGCCACTGCGTATCGACGACATCGAACCGGTCTCGCACGCGAGCCGCGTTTCCATCGGCGGGGCATGCGAGACTCGTTCCGTCTGACCGGAGCGGTTCGCGTCCTTGACGGCCGCCTCCAGCTCCCGCGCATCGGGGAGGTCCGGGCGAAAGAATCGACGGCGAAGTTCCACGGCCGTATTCTTTCCGCGACGGTCCGCCGGGAAGCGAATCGGTGGTTCGTGAGCCTCGCTGTCGAGAGGGAACGCCCCGACCCCGGGACGGTTGTTGGCCCAGCGGTCGGTGTCGATCTCGGTCTCAGCTCTTTCGCAGTTATTTCCGACGGGAACCGCCTGCAATCTCCGAAGCCGCTGGCCTCCGGCCTCCGGAGGCTCCGGCATCGGAGCCGCCTTCACAGCCGGAAACAGAAGGGGTCGCGGGGCCGGGCCAAGAGCGCCCGGGCGCTCGGCCGCCTCCATTACCGCATTCGCTGTCGCCGCCGTGATTTCCTCCACAAGGCGACCACCGAGCTGACGAGAACCAAGTCGGTCGTGGTCGTCGAGGACCTCTCGGTGAAGAACCTGGTCCGGAATCGACATCTGTCCCGGGCCATCAGCGACGCCGGGTGGTCGGAGTTCCGACGGATGTTGGAATACAAGACCGTCTGGAATGGGTCCCGGGTCGTCGTGGCGCCACGGAACTATCCGTCGAGCAGGCGATGCTCCGGGTGCGGACTTGTCAAGGACGAGCTCGCGCTATCGGAGCGGATCTACTCGTGCGGGCGGTGCGGTCTCGTGATGGACCGGGATCTGAATGCGGCACGGAATCTCGTGTCGCTCGTCGCCGGGAGTTCCCCGGAGACGGTAAACGCCGGTGGAGCGGTCGTAAGACCCGTCCGCGAGGACGGGCAAGCCGCCGGGAACCCGGAATCCGTACTTGTTTCCAGGTACGGATGA
- a CDS encoding branched-chain amino acid transaminase: MKTEAKKVWMDGKLVDFADAKSHVLGHSLHYGVAVFEGIRAYETARGVAIFRLKEHVERFLASARFYFLPVPYSAAEIERAIIETTAANDIVPAYIRPLIYRGEPGLGVKNLTGKVSLTIGVVPASKYLGATSDEGVKTKISPFRKPRSDAIPSWAKAAGNYINSYLAGIDALKEGYEEAILLDALGHLAEGTGENIFLVRNRKLYTPGPESDILMGITRDSIIRIAGDLGYEVVEKPLSVNELYSAEEAFFSGTYAEIAPIRSVGQYIIGNGKVGPVTRDVSAVYYRTVKGEEKKYADWLTLVPKLSTPTVRPRA; the protein is encoded by the coding sequence ATGAAGACCGAAGCGAAGAAAGTCTGGATGGACGGCAAGCTCGTCGACTTCGCGGACGCCAAGTCCCACGTGCTCGGCCACTCGCTCCACTACGGGGTCGCCGTGTTCGAGGGGATCCGGGCCTACGAGACGGCCCGGGGCGTGGCGATCTTCCGGCTGAAGGAGCACGTAGAGCGATTCCTAGCCTCCGCTCGCTTCTACTTCCTTCCGGTCCCGTACAGCGCCGCGGAGATCGAACGGGCGATCATCGAGACGACGGCGGCGAACGACATCGTCCCGGCGTACATCCGCCCCCTCATCTACCGCGGCGAGCCCGGCCTCGGCGTGAAGAACCTGACCGGCAAGGTCTCGCTCACGATCGGGGTGGTCCCGGCGAGCAAGTACCTCGGCGCCACCTCCGACGAGGGCGTCAAGACGAAGATCTCCCCGTTCCGCAAGCCCCGATCGGATGCCATCCCGTCGTGGGCTAAGGCGGCGGGCAACTACATCAACAGCTATCTCGCCGGCATCGACGCTCTGAAGGAGGGATACGAGGAGGCGATCCTCCTCGACGCGCTCGGCCACCTCGCCGAGGGTACGGGAGAAAACATCTTCCTGGTCCGGAACCGGAAGCTCTACACCCCCGGGCCGGAGTCGGACATCCTCATGGGTATCACGCGCGACTCCATCATCCGGATCGCCGGGGACCTCGGCTACGAGGTCGTCGAGAAGCCCCTGTCGGTCAACGAACTGTACTCGGCGGAGGAGGCGTTCTTCTCCGGCACGTACGCCGAGATCGCCCCGATCCGCTCGGTCGGGCAGTACATCATCGGCAACGGCAAGGTCGGTCCCGTGACCCGGGACGTCTCCGCGGTGTACTACCGGACCGTGAAGGGCGAGGAGAAGAAGTACGCCGACTGGCTCACGCTCGTCCCGAAGCTCTCGACACCGACCGTGCGACCTCGGGCGTAG
- a CDS encoding cupin domain-containing protein, giving the protein MPFPPSVRSLPKTQLAGIDVYVHDDGRTQILFMELGKDRAEVVVPTHTHDVEWGIVVEGRIDMTIDGRTESHLAGATHLIPAHVPHSFRFTPGTSSVHYFIEKRVALPASAPRP; this is encoded by the coding sequence ATGCCGTTCCCGCCGTCCGTGCGCTCACTGCCGAAGACCCAGCTCGCCGGCATCGACGTCTACGTCCATGATGACGGGCGTACCCAGATCCTGTTCATGGAGCTCGGGAAGGACCGGGCCGAGGTCGTCGTGCCCACCCACACCCACGACGTCGAGTGGGGGATCGTGGTCGAGGGCCGGATCGATATGACGATCGATGGTCGGACCGAGTCCCACCTCGCCGGGGCGACGCATCTCATCCCCGCCCACGTGCCCCACAGCTTCCGGTTCACGCCCGGCACCTCCAGCGTCCACTATTTTATCGAGAAGCGCGTCGCGCTGCCAGCATCGGCGCCGCGTCCCTGA
- a CDS encoding VOC family protein, giving the protein MPPKTHLREFGLMGFDHIDIRVKNREKARRFFVEQMGMDVLGDGDGHTYLMFGDQVLGLHDAKDKEAVGGVDHLALRVSEWTGLKSRVQRSRVVIIGEKEREDSRSLYLRGPDGIRIELVWRPDPSVHLGHCAGIPKS; this is encoded by the coding sequence ATGCCACCGAAGACCCATCTACGCGAATTCGGGTTGATGGGCTTCGACCATATCGATATCCGGGTCAAGAATCGGGAGAAGGCCCGGCGCTTTTTTGTCGAGCAGATGGGCATGGATGTCCTCGGCGACGGGGACGGCCACACCTACCTCATGTTCGGGGACCAGGTGCTCGGCCTGCACGACGCCAAGGACAAGGAGGCCGTCGGGGGCGTCGACCACCTCGCGCTGCGCGTGAGCGAATGGACGGGCCTCAAGAGCCGGGTGCAGCGATCCCGGGTCGTGATCATCGGCGAGAAGGAGCGCGAGGACTCTCGCTCGCTCTACCTGCGTGGGCCGGACGGCATTCGCATCGAGCTCGTCTGGAGGCCGGACCCCTCGGTCCACCTCGGCCACTGCGCGGGGATTCCCAAGTCGTAG
- a CDS encoding S53 family peptidase, with the protein MHRTVARSSREARAFRRIGPALAIAVLLASPLAAGLVGERGPSVIAGGPGGAVPLPSALVNETYIPTSYSEAGYRLAGAVATGRALPAELPVVVTLGFSNTSELTRLLRALSDPSAPEFQHYLTASQFDEAFAPSPGTYAAAVAYFEALGARGMHTFSDRVTISFEASPSSVDRMFHTTVKEWSLTGRAYYAPATAVELPSELAPAVSAVVGLSSFARASTSAGPGAVPMTHSPPAVPAIRSANPSGYLPPAEIHGLQYQYGPDLQVAYDEQSLFLEAGYPTNAVIATILWQGYYNGSTPISTPYGELSPGQPVGAFVPSDVQAYFNQTSPPGQPHAVAIGVPVGGATPSGPLASYDTTGANIENTLDMEMAGSLAPGATVFDVYGTTPTYPELDAAFALILNPNASYPALARVSVISNSWGDLDAVHSEWNQYVEEATARGITVLASAGDSGDYPNSPWQVGNPPSVNTTFPSSLATDTYGVLAVGGTAITLNPLTLQINSSVVWNVPSEQMGTTSGISPFYAEPSWQLSSSANALIHDLGRGVPDIAAIAARVLLTITYIGYRYNATNASLTGMSYGEGTGTSVACPVEAGVIAEIDHVLGAQHESWLGFLQPKLYQLADEEYAPLVHTPTTGYLNGSRYTSPLPTLPLSDTVNGSNHYYAAGPGYDLVTGWGSLDAYNYTMYFLAVASAGVNGRLSGVENNFTLHGLAVTSHGTQSVFNASIQQNLFIANSLGAPIYWIQNVIYINWTASGWAMNYSGWIAYPFYGLYYSLVIYEYNFPLVGQVMPLPATFDLRTLLNPGVGFNNQSIEYFVGSHELSLPVPGASYIIGSLWYNYSWQGTEHENGPFPGNPIPGGLSPQFGLVGGPTGGLGQFTAPTAGSMVAKILPYGSSTFETASTRSFYESIDQTGENAENLAWTSGSSGGWTLGISAGSSIQGVLSYEPSAQYLANFTAGGLPSGTLWFVNISHGGSYSSTTPTISVPLPSGTFEYNISSGDPHWEPVRASGTVTMDGAPQVIGVPFQALPGSIVFSETGLPSGIGWTVVLGSGQNVTTGQPEITLHVINGTYSFRVRAALSEWAPRPGAGSVTVAGDSVAVNITFSLERYTVSFEAAGLAVGTGWFVNFTGGANYTSITSTISFLATNGTYLFTAGTNATYHVAPPSGSVTVAGSNVSQPIQFSAPGSGTTSFPGWIIEVLVLVGAVIAIAIIAAILLTRRRRRPPS; encoded by the coding sequence ATGCACCGGACCGTCGCGCGGAGCTCGAGAGAGGCGCGCGCGTTCCGCCGGATCGGGCCCGCGCTCGCGATCGCGGTGCTCCTTGCGAGCCCGCTCGCCGCCGGGCTCGTCGGGGAACGCGGGCCCTCGGTGATAGCGGGCGGACCGGGTGGGGCCGTGCCGCTGCCCTCTGCCCTGGTCAACGAGACGTACATCCCGACCAGTTACTCCGAAGCGGGATACCGGCTCGCGGGCGCGGTGGCGACCGGTCGTGCGCTCCCCGCCGAGTTGCCCGTCGTGGTCACCCTCGGATTCTCCAACACGAGCGAACTCACCCGCCTGCTTCGGGCTCTGAGCGATCCCTCTGCTCCGGAGTTCCAGCATTACCTCACGGCAAGCCAGTTCGACGAGGCGTTCGCTCCTTCGCCGGGCACGTACGCGGCCGCGGTAGCGTACTTCGAAGCGCTCGGAGCTCGCGGTATGCACACCTTCAGCGACCGGGTCACGATCTCCTTCGAGGCATCCCCGTCCTCGGTGGACCGGATGTTCCACACGACGGTCAAGGAGTGGAGCCTCACCGGACGGGCCTACTACGCCCCGGCCACCGCGGTCGAGCTTCCCTCGGAGCTCGCCCCGGCCGTATCGGCGGTCGTGGGTCTCAGCTCCTTCGCGAGGGCATCCACCTCTGCTGGCCCCGGAGCGGTTCCGATGACCCACTCTCCCCCCGCGGTCCCGGCGATCCGCTCGGCCAACCCCTCCGGCTACCTTCCCCCGGCTGAGATCCACGGCTTGCAGTACCAGTACGGTCCCGACCTCCAGGTCGCGTACGACGAGCAGTCTCTCTTCCTCGAGGCTGGCTATCCGACCAATGCCGTGATCGCAACGATCCTGTGGCAAGGATACTACAACGGCTCGACGCCCATCTCGACCCCGTACGGGGAGCTGAGCCCGGGCCAGCCGGTGGGCGCGTTCGTCCCGTCGGACGTCCAGGCCTACTTCAACCAGACCTCACCGCCGGGTCAGCCCCACGCGGTCGCCATCGGTGTGCCCGTGGGAGGAGCGACGCCGTCGGGGCCGCTCGCGTCCTACGACACGACGGGAGCGAACATCGAGAACACTCTCGACATGGAGATGGCCGGCTCGCTCGCTCCGGGAGCCACCGTCTTCGACGTGTACGGAACGACCCCGACGTATCCCGAGCTCGACGCCGCCTTCGCGCTCATCCTCAACCCGAATGCGAGCTACCCGGCGCTCGCGCGGGTCTCGGTGATCTCGAACTCCTGGGGCGATCTCGATGCCGTCCACTCCGAGTGGAACCAGTACGTGGAGGAGGCCACGGCGCGCGGCATCACGGTCCTCGCCTCCGCGGGGGACTCCGGCGACTACCCGAACAGCCCATGGCAGGTGGGCAACCCCCCGAGCGTGAACACCACCTTCCCGTCCTCCCTCGCGACGGATACCTACGGGGTACTGGCCGTCGGAGGTACGGCGATCACCCTGAATCCGCTGACGCTCCAGATCAACTCGAGCGTGGTGTGGAACGTCCCCTCCGAGCAGATGGGAACGACAAGCGGGATCAGCCCATTCTACGCCGAGCCCTCCTGGCAGTTGTCGAGCTCGGCGAACGCGCTGATCCACGACCTTGGCCGCGGGGTGCCGGATATCGCTGCGATCGCGGCGAGGGTGCTGTTGACGATCACCTACATCGGCTACCGGTACAACGCAACGAACGCCTCGTTGACCGGCATGTCCTATGGCGAGGGGACCGGGACGAGCGTCGCCTGCCCGGTCGAAGCTGGGGTGATCGCGGAGATCGATCATGTGCTCGGCGCACAGCACGAGTCCTGGCTCGGCTTCCTGCAGCCGAAGCTCTACCAGCTCGCGGACGAGGAGTACGCGCCGCTCGTCCATACTCCGACGACCGGATACTTGAACGGGTCGCGCTACACCTCGCCGCTTCCCACGCTACCGCTCTCGGACACGGTCAATGGCTCCAACCACTACTATGCCGCGGGGCCGGGCTACGACCTCGTCACCGGCTGGGGATCCCTCGACGCGTACAACTACACGATGTACTTCCTCGCGGTCGCATCCGCCGGCGTGAACGGGCGACTCTCGGGAGTCGAGAACAACTTCACGCTCCACGGTCTTGCGGTCACCTCGCACGGGACCCAGTCGGTCTTCAACGCCTCGATCCAGCAGAACCTGTTCATCGCGAACAGTCTCGGCGCGCCAATCTACTGGATCCAGAACGTGATCTACATCAACTGGACGGCCAGCGGCTGGGCGATGAACTACTCGGGCTGGATCGCGTATCCGTTCTACGGCCTGTACTATTCGCTAGTGATCTACGAGTACAACTTCCCGCTCGTCGGTCAGGTGATGCCGTTACCGGCCACGTTCGATCTTCGTACGCTGCTCAATCCCGGCGTTGGCTTCAACAACCAGAGCATCGAGTACTTCGTGGGCTCGCACGAGCTCTCCTTGCCGGTGCCGGGGGCGTCGTACATCATCGGGAGCCTCTGGTACAACTACTCCTGGCAGGGCACCGAGCATGAGAACGGGCCGTTCCCGGGCAACCCCATCCCCGGCGGCCTATCACCGCAGTTCGGCCTCGTCGGAGGGCCGACCGGGGGCCTCGGGCAGTTCACGGCCCCGACGGCCGGCTCGATGGTGGCCAAGATCCTTCCGTACGGCAGCTCGACGTTCGAGACCGCCAGCACCCGCTCGTTCTACGAGTCGATCGACCAGACCGGAGAGAACGCGGAGAATCTCGCGTGGACGAGCGGGTCCTCGGGCGGCTGGACCCTGGGGATCTCGGCGGGAAGCTCGATCCAAGGCGTCCTGTCGTACGAGCCGTCGGCACAATATCTCGCGAACTTCACGGCGGGTGGATTGCCCTCCGGTACGTTGTGGTTCGTGAACATCAGCCACGGAGGAAGCTACTCCTCCACCACGCCGACCATCAGCGTCCCGCTGCCGTCGGGCACGTTCGAGTACAACATCTCCTCGGGGGATCCGCACTGGGAACCGGTACGGGCGAGCGGGACCGTCACCATGGACGGGGCCCCTCAGGTCATCGGCGTGCCCTTCCAGGCGCTGCCGGGATCGATCGTGTTCTCCGAGACCGGCTTACCCTCTGGGATCGGGTGGACGGTCGTCCTCGGGAGCGGGCAGAACGTCACCACGGGCCAGCCCGAGATCACGCTCCACGTCATCAACGGGACGTACTCGTTCCGCGTGCGCGCCGCGCTCAGCGAGTGGGCCCCCCGCCCGGGCGCGGGATCGGTCACCGTGGCCGGTGATTCCGTCGCGGTCAACATCACCTTCTCCCTCGAGAGGTACACCGTATCGTTCGAAGCCGCGGGACTCGCGGTCGGCACCGGCTGGTTCGTGAACTTCACCGGCGGGGCGAACTACACGTCCATCACTTCGACCATCAGCTTCCTCGCAACGAACGGAACGTACCTATTCACCGCCGGGACGAACGCCACCTACCACGTCGCTCCGCCGTCGGGATCGGTGACGGTCGCGGGATCGAACGTCAGTCAACCGATCCAGTTCTCGGCCCCGGGTTCGGGGACGACCTCCTTCCCCGGGTGGATCATCGAGGTCCTGGTGCTCGTCGGGGCCGTGATCGCGATCGCAATCATCGCCGCAATCCTGCTCACACGGCGGCGCCGGCGGCCCCCGAGCTGA
- a CDS encoding acyl-CoA dehydrogenase family protein, whose product MTVELPALPTEPLADEIAEVARRLRLAERYRELDRVPEFPRAEFRALGEARLLGLHVEPALGGRGLPLPRVAAALFHLAYRGGTAFAKLSLQPEFSSIIAEHGSPELVDRYFRPLVRGEILVANQLTEPGAGADAGAIALRLERSGEEYVLHGTKSEAAFAQDADAAIVYGRVGDRPGLTAIVVPQDLPGVRRTVIPDLGERWMRRGTVTYEATRVPVSMRIGEEGRAFDYVRPELTRERALLAAIYLGVARASWEETARYADERSVFGGPLARNEAVSFPLVEDWAGAEAAYLYALRTLERFEAGERVEAEAALAKWMSTEIALRTIDHAIQFHGGRGYSETLAHGQRWRDVRSGPIAHGPSEVLHLVAARRIWRAPRERT is encoded by the coding sequence ATGACGGTCGAGCTTCCCGCGCTGCCGACCGAGCCCTTGGCCGACGAGATCGCCGAGGTCGCCCGACGGCTTCGCCTCGCCGAGCGATATCGCGAGCTCGACCGGGTCCCGGAGTTCCCCCGGGCGGAGTTCCGCGCGCTGGGAGAAGCGCGGCTCCTCGGTCTCCATGTCGAGCCGGCGCTCGGGGGGCGGGGCCTCCCGCTGCCCCGTGTCGCGGCGGCGTTGTTCCATCTTGCATACCGCGGAGGGACCGCCTTCGCCAAGCTCTCCCTGCAGCCGGAGTTCTCGAGCATCATCGCCGAGCACGGTTCGCCGGAGCTGGTCGACCGGTACTTCCGCCCTCTGGTGCGGGGCGAGATTCTGGTCGCCAACCAGCTGACCGAACCCGGCGCCGGCGCCGACGCCGGCGCCATCGCGCTGCGTCTCGAGCGAAGCGGAGAGGAGTACGTTCTCCACGGGACGAAGAGCGAAGCGGCCTTCGCGCAGGATGCCGATGCCGCGATCGTTTACGGGAGGGTGGGCGATCGTCCGGGCCTCACCGCGATCGTAGTCCCCCAGGACCTCCCGGGGGTCCGTCGGACCGTGATCCCCGATCTCGGAGAACGCTGGATGCGGCGCGGCACGGTCACCTACGAAGCGACCCGAGTGCCCGTGTCGATGCGGATCGGGGAGGAAGGTCGAGCCTTCGACTACGTCCGCCCGGAGCTCACACGCGAACGGGCGCTCCTCGCCGCGATCTACCTCGGGGTCGCGCGGGCCTCCTGGGAGGAGACGGCGCGCTACGCGGACGAGCGGAGCGTCTTCGGTGGCCCGCTCGCTCGCAACGAGGCCGTCTCCTTCCCGCTGGTCGAGGACTGGGCAGGAGCCGAGGCGGCCTATCTCTACGCCCTGCGGACCCTGGAGCGCTTCGAAGCCGGTGAACGGGTGGAGGCCGAGGCGGCGCTCGCCAAGTGGATGAGCACGGAGATCGCCCTGCGTACGATCGACCACGCGATCCAGTTCCACGGAGGGAGGGGATACTCCGAGACCCTTGCCCACGGCCAGCGCTGGCGCGATGTACGCAGCGGACCGATCGCCCACGGTCCATCGGAGGTCCTCCACCTGGTCGCGGCGCGGCGGATCTGGAGGGCCCCTCGCGAGCGGACCTGA